The proteins below come from a single Methanolobus chelungpuianus genomic window:
- a CDS encoding metallophosphoesterase family protein, with protein sequence MKLLVISDIHGNMEALNAVMEVRHDEVICLGDIVDYGASPGECIDLLERQGIPMVMGNHDNAVAFRMDCGCGYRYKHLSQSTREYTWKVLSDRQLEFLRKLPFSLTRMEKGVKLYFTHGSPLSFYDYIRPDTPEELIRGYIKGLDADFIFVGHSHTPFVRKVGDVTLVNPGSVGQPRDGDTRASCAVFDTETMQAEIIRVGYDMETARDRIRKNMPHADELISILERGN encoded by the coding sequence ATGAAGTTACTGGTGATCTCAGACATCCACGGGAACATGGAAGCTCTTAATGCTGTAATGGAGGTACGGCACGACGAAGTGATCTGTCTCGGGGATATCGTGGACTACGGAGCCTCACCCGGGGAATGTATCGACCTGCTGGAAAGGCAGGGCATACCAATGGTCATGGGTAACCACGACAATGCCGTTGCGTTCAGGATGGACTGCGGCTGTGGCTACCGGTACAAGCACCTTTCCCAATCGACAAGGGAATACACATGGAAAGTCCTGAGCGACAGGCAGCTGGAGTTCCTCAGAAAGCTCCCCTTCAGCCTGACACGGATGGAAAAAGGAGTTAAACTGTATTTTACCCACGGCAGCCCCCTGTCCTTCTATGATTACATAAGACCGGATACCCCTGAAGAACTTATCAGAGGATACATAAAAGGATTGGACGCCGACTTCATTTTTGTCGGCCACTCACATACGCCCTTTGTGAGGAAGGTAGGGGATGTGACCCTGGTTAATCCCGGGTCTGTGGGTCAGCCCAGGGACGGAGATACCCGAGCAAGTTGCGCTGTATTTGATACAGAAACCATGCAGGCGGAGATTATCCGGGTGGGGTACGATATGGAGACTGCCCGGGACAGGATCAGGAAGAACATGCCCCATGCAGATGAATTGATCTCGATACTGGAAAGAGGAAATTGA
- a CDS encoding SO_0444 family Cu/Zn efflux transporter produces the protein MDTLFSILAGIAMESWRLFVEMAPYLFLGFVIAGLLHVYIPEKQIMKYLGSSAGKIRSALHASLLGIPIPLCSCGVVPTALSLQKRGATKGATLSFLISTPETGVDSVAITYALLDPIMTVFRPLAAFVTALSAGIAENFLNPEKLPAAGNKAAENTASGKKNVLMLQPMTACSDSSCSCQAPAARDTGSPGAGRLREGVRYAFVELLGDISRWLVLGIVLAGVISYAVPYELVSSYLGGGVTSMLFMLVVGIPLYICATASTPLAAALIAKGMSPGTAFVFLLAGPATNAATLTMVTRFLGKRSAALYLGMIAFCSLGFGLLLDMIYFRLGIEASSVVGSASEILPEPLKLVFALALIPFIARGISKKQCKQ, from the coding sequence ATGGATACGCTGTTTTCGATACTGGCGGGAATCGCCATGGAATCCTGGCGTCTCTTTGTAGAGATGGCTCCTTACCTCTTCCTGGGATTTGTGATAGCTGGCCTTCTGCACGTGTACATCCCGGAGAAACAGATCATGAAGTATCTGGGCAGTTCGGCAGGAAAGATCAGGTCGGCACTGCATGCATCCTTGCTTGGCATTCCAATCCCTCTCTGCTCCTGTGGTGTGGTGCCCACTGCCCTGTCACTCCAGAAAAGAGGTGCTACAAAGGGTGCCACATTGTCATTCCTGATATCGACCCCTGAAACAGGCGTGGACTCAGTAGCGATAACCTATGCCCTGCTTGACCCCATAATGACCGTGTTCCGCCCGCTGGCAGCTTTCGTAACAGCTCTTTCCGCAGGGATAGCGGAGAATTTCCTCAATCCTGAAAAGCTTCCGGCAGCCGGGAACAAGGCCGCTGAGAACACGGCTTCCGGAAAAAAGAACGTACTTATGCTCCAGCCGATGACTGCATGCAGCGATTCTTCCTGTTCATGCCAGGCTCCTGCTGCCAGGGATACTGGCTCCCCGGGAGCGGGCCGGCTCAGGGAGGGCGTAAGATATGCCTTTGTCGAGCTCCTTGGAGACATTTCCAGGTGGCTTGTGTTGGGCATAGTCCTTGCCGGCGTGATCTCCTATGCAGTCCCGTATGAGCTTGTGAGCTCTTACCTGGGGGGCGGCGTCACTTCCATGCTTTTCATGCTTGTGGTGGGTATTCCCCTCTATATCTGTGCAACTGCGTCCACACCGCTGGCAGCAGCCCTCATAGCAAAGGGAATGAGTCCGGGAACAGCATTCGTCTTCCTTCTTGCCGGGCCTGCAACAAATGCCGCCACGCTTACCATGGTGACAAGGTTCCTCGGTAAAAGAAGCGCTGCTCTCTATCTCGGAATGATAGCCTTCTGTTCGCTGGGCTTTGGCCTGCTGCTGGACATGATCTATTTCAGGCTCGGGATAGAGGCGAGTTCAGTTGTTGGCAGTGCAAGTGAGATACTACCTGAGCCATTGAAGCTGGTGTTTGCACTGGCGCTGATCCCGTTCATTGCTCGCGGTATCTCCAAAAAACAGTGCAAGCAGTAA
- a CDS encoding helix-turn-helix transcriptional regulator, translating into MKTRIKELRARYDMTQEDLASRVGVRRETIGFLEKGKYNPSLKLAYKVARCLQTSIDELFIFEEEDLA; encoded by the coding sequence ATGAAGACCAGGATCAAGGAACTCAGGGCAAGGTACGACATGACCCAGGAAGACCTTGCCAGCCGCGTGGGAGTCAGGAGGGAGACCATTGGATTCCTGGAAAAAGGTAAGTACAACCCCTCGCTTAAACTCGCATACAAGGTTGCAAGGTGCCTGCAGACCAGCATAGACGAGTTATTTATATTCGAGGAAGAAGACCTCGCATAA
- a CDS encoding thioredoxin family protein — protein MKIEILGTGCAKCKKTKEIVEQAVAELGVAAQVVKVEDMDRILSYGVMITPAVVVDGDVKIAGKVPTAEKVKEWITE, from the coding sequence ATGAAAATAGAAATTCTTGGTACAGGCTGTGCAAAGTGCAAGAAGACAAAGGAAATAGTCGAGCAGGCAGTTGCCGAGCTTGGTGTCGCTGCGCAGGTGGTCAAAGTAGAGGATATGGACAGGATCCTTTCCTATGGAGTGATGATCACGCCGGCCGTTGTTGTTGATGGTGATGTGAAGATCGCAGGAAAAGTTCCAACGGCCGAGAAAGTTAAGGAATGGATTACAGAGTAG
- a CDS encoding alpha-2-macroglobulin family protein, whose amino-acid sequence MKLASVKAGSCIICMLILFSLLSGCIGNKTELSSNLAGPCTGQLAGAGDEFLILAPKVLFSGGESSVTMAAFDKGEPVSRCIEYTLVDENNTEIPLISASTTGAGNSVASFEVPDVKEGRYVLTARPAGYERNFTATVEVVRNNPLFIETDKPIYKPGQTIHGRILSLNNNLVPVEQDMLVEITDSKGIKVFKEEMNSNEYGVASFDLPLASELNLGTWKIKATAGDSVSNVDVQVAKYVLPKFDVTLSTPQDWFLVSDKITGTVSSSYFFGKDVDGEVLVEASRYVGEWEQYATYNAKLRNGSADFELPAVGYAAGTYGAGGQASLMLNVTVTDTGNHSETSNKLLTIAESPLLLQIIPESSYIKPGMPLQVLVVAKDPGGKPVDTQVTVDTAFTDESYQDNRDQQTVSTKNGVALITYDVPESAMQCSITASADSAYAYKGLNAVYSPSASFIHITQLTEGIPEVGDTVSFRVYSTNRGTVFYDVFANGRTVYSGTSKTQDINIPVTMQMSPQAKVVAYMINPNSEVSVDVLPFDVQFSSQVELSSSFDSESVGPGDNVTVDFDAGSRSMIGFSIVDESVYSLSEGRLNLKQVFDELEKRFMEPQAESHPSWYREGAYEMLESTGVTVMASPGINVPRSQARGWEADGFAGGFDDMVKGVENEIPVDAPAMEAPMETVTDSHEAGSGASLAEVQKVRQFFPEKWIWMPDMLTDGQGRASLELAAPDSITTWRLHAVSSGPEGIGISEARLRVFQDFFIDPDLPYSVIRGEEFPVQVQVYNYLDREQNVMLTLSDADWFDIVGRDVEEVIVDVNSVGYASFTIRPTSVGRKVIEIKGQTTEKADAVRKELIVEPEGVTRELVDNGVLKNGSVIMDATLPQGIVSDSGKVLVSFSPSIVAQTINGVDDLLGMPYGCGEQNMMLFSTDVEVLRYLEASGQDNPQVKAKAETYIVTGYQRQLTYRHSDGSFSAFGESDPEGSLWLTAFVLSQFSGARDLTTIDEGILADSASWIESRQQADGSWEPVGFVIHQDMMGGVSGTYALTAYVTLALDEYGSANPVVMAGARKYLEDNLASQKDPYALAIGTLALQKLESPFADKALNDLLALAKQDDSGTYWGYGEGNVPMPYEHRGYDFMVPSSKNVETTAYATLALIEAKNPAASSSLKWIAAQRNSNGGFSSTQDTVMAFRALMSAAASAGRDVDATVTVYADNLTVRSIEVNSRNFDVVQIVEIPQNAAQARLELEGAGEVSYQLVRRFNVIVPELTPQQEIELEVDYDSTNVAVNDIVNVQTRVKYNGLRGIGGRVTSSGMMIVDIAVPTGFTPVTSSLTALKDEGVITRYEVAGRKVILYIDDMQPGEEINFSIQMKALFPVKAIGQESRAYSYYNPQVSAEANGTDVTVE is encoded by the coding sequence ATGAAACTTGCATCAGTCAAAGCAGGGTCATGCATCATATGCATGCTTATCCTCTTTTCCCTTCTCTCAGGGTGCATCGGTAACAAAACTGAACTCTCTTCCAACCTTGCCGGTCCGTGTACCGGCCAGCTTGCAGGCGCAGGTGATGAGTTTCTCATACTTGCTCCCAAGGTGCTTTTCTCGGGAGGCGAGAGTTCTGTAACGATGGCGGCCTTTGATAAGGGAGAGCCGGTGAGTCGTTGTATAGAGTATACTCTTGTGGATGAGAATAACACTGAGATTCCGCTTATAAGCGCATCCACCACAGGTGCAGGCAACTCCGTAGCTTCCTTTGAAGTGCCTGATGTGAAGGAAGGGCGCTATGTGCTCACCGCAAGGCCGGCAGGCTATGAGCGCAATTTCACGGCCACCGTGGAAGTGGTAAGGAACAACCCTCTTTTTATCGAAACTGATAAGCCCATCTACAAACCCGGCCAGACCATCCATGGCAGGATACTTTCCCTCAACAACAACCTGGTGCCCGTGGAACAGGACATGCTTGTGGAGATAACGGATTCAAAAGGCATCAAGGTGTTCAAGGAAGAGATGAACTCCAACGAATACGGCGTTGCCTCCTTCGACCTGCCCCTGGCCTCGGAGCTTAACTTGGGCACATGGAAGATAAAGGCAACAGCCGGGGATTCAGTTTCCAATGTGGACGTCCAGGTGGCTAAGTATGTGCTTCCCAAATTCGATGTAACCTTAAGCACGCCGCAGGACTGGTTCCTTGTGTCGGACAAGATAACAGGCACAGTTTCATCTTCGTATTTCTTCGGCAAGGATGTGGACGGGGAGGTGCTCGTGGAAGCCTCCCGCTATGTAGGCGAATGGGAGCAGTATGCCACCTACAATGCAAAGCTCAGGAACGGCTCCGCTGATTTCGAGCTTCCTGCCGTGGGATATGCTGCAGGCACCTACGGTGCGGGTGGACAGGCAAGCCTTATGCTCAATGTCACAGTAACGGATACGGGCAACCACAGCGAGACCAGTAACAAGCTGCTGACAATTGCCGAGTCGCCTCTGTTACTCCAGATTATTCCCGAATCCAGTTATATCAAGCCCGGAATGCCGCTCCAGGTGCTTGTGGTGGCCAAGGACCCCGGAGGAAAGCCTGTGGACACTCAGGTAACTGTTGATACGGCATTCACGGACGAATCATATCAGGATAACAGGGACCAGCAAACCGTGTCCACAAAGAACGGTGTTGCTCTCATTACATATGATGTGCCTGAGTCAGCCATGCAGTGCTCCATCACGGCAAGCGCCGATAGTGCATATGCATACAAGGGGCTGAATGCTGTATATTCACCAAGCGCAAGTTTCATCCATATAACCCAGCTCACAGAAGGAATTCCGGAGGTGGGAGACACCGTATCCTTCAGAGTATATTCCACCAATCGGGGAACAGTATTCTACGATGTGTTTGCCAATGGCAGAACCGTGTATTCGGGTACAAGCAAGACACAGGATATCAACATCCCCGTCACAATGCAAATGAGCCCGCAGGCAAAGGTCGTGGCATACATGATCAATCCCAACAGCGAGGTTTCAGTGGACGTGCTGCCCTTTGACGTGCAGTTCTCCTCGCAGGTGGAGCTTTCCAGTTCCTTTGACAGTGAGTCCGTGGGACCGGGAGATAATGTGACAGTTGACTTCGATGCAGGCAGCAGGTCCATGATAGGCTTCTCCATCGTTGACGAGTCCGTGTACTCCCTGAGCGAGGGCCGGCTGAACCTGAAACAGGTGTTCGACGAACTTGAGAAACGCTTCATGGAGCCCCAGGCAGAATCGCATCCCTCATGGTACCGCGAGGGTGCCTATGAGATGCTGGAAAGCACCGGCGTGACCGTAATGGCCTCCCCAGGCATCAATGTCCCGAGATCGCAGGCCCGGGGCTGGGAGGCTGACGGTTTTGCAGGCGGTTTTGATGACATGGTAAAAGGCGTTGAGAATGAGATACCGGTAGATGCCCCTGCCATGGAAGCGCCTATGGAAACCGTCACAGACTCTCATGAAGCGGGCTCAGGCGCTTCCCTTGCCGAGGTGCAGAAGGTGCGCCAGTTCTTCCCCGAGAAGTGGATATGGATGCCTGATATGCTCACAGATGGGCAGGGGCGTGCCAGCCTTGAACTGGCGGCGCCTGACAGTATCACTACCTGGAGGCTGCATGCCGTGTCCTCGGGTCCTGAAGGTATCGGCATCTCCGAGGCCCGGCTGAGGGTGTTCCAGGACTTCTTCATCGACCCGGACCTGCCGTACTCTGTCATCAGGGGTGAGGAATTCCCTGTGCAGGTACAGGTATACAATTACCTTGACCGTGAGCAGAATGTGATGCTTACTCTGTCGGACGCCGACTGGTTCGATATCGTAGGCCGGGATGTGGAGGAAGTCATAGTGGATGTCAACAGCGTCGGCTATGCAAGTTTCACCATCCGGCCCACATCTGTAGGCAGGAAGGTCATAGAGATAAAGGGCCAGACCACAGAGAAGGCCGATGCTGTCAGGAAAGAGCTGATCGTTGAACCCGAAGGTGTCACCAGGGAGCTTGTGGACAATGGCGTCCTGAAGAACGGGTCCGTGATAATGGACGCCACACTTCCTCAAGGAATCGTTTCTGATTCCGGGAAAGTGCTTGTGAGCTTCAGCCCGAGCATAGTGGCCCAGACCATCAACGGTGTCGATGACCTGCTGGGGATGCCCTATGGATGCGGCGAGCAGAACATGATGCTTTTCTCAACTGATGTGGAGGTGCTGCGCTATCTTGAGGCTTCGGGACAGGATAACCCGCAGGTCAAGGCCAAGGCGGAAACGTACATAGTCACCGGTTACCAGCGCCAGCTCACATATCGGCACAGTGACGGCTCCTTCTCGGCTTTCGGTGAGAGCGACCCGGAGGGCAGCCTGTGGCTGACGGCATTCGTGCTTTCACAGTTCAGCGGTGCAAGGGACCTTACAACCATAGATGAGGGTATCCTTGCAGACTCTGCTTCCTGGATAGAGTCCCGTCAGCAGGCTGATGGCTCCTGGGAGCCCGTGGGCTTTGTGATACACCAGGATATGATGGGCGGTGTCAGCGGCACCTATGCCCTGACTGCCTATGTGACCCTGGCCCTTGACGAATACGGCTCCGCCAATCCGGTAGTGATGGCCGGTGCCCGCAAGTACCTTGAGGACAACCTTGCATCCCAGAAGGACCCCTATGCCCTTGCCATCGGCACTCTGGCCCTCCAGAAACTTGAGAGCCCGTTTGCCGATAAAGCCCTGAATGACCTGCTCGCACTTGCAAAGCAGGATGACAGCGGCACATACTGGGGCTATGGGGAGGGCAACGTGCCCATGCCGTACGAACACCGCGGCTACGATTTCATGGTGCCGTCAAGCAAGAATGTCGAAACCACTGCATATGCAACCCTCGCGCTTATCGAAGCAAAGAACCCTGCAGCCAGCTCTTCATTGAAATGGATAGCGGCGCAGCGCAATTCTAACGGAGGCTTCTCCAGCACTCAGGATACTGTCATGGCCTTCAGGGCGCTTATGAGCGCAGCTGCCTCAGCCGGCAGGGATGTGGATGCAACCGTGACGGTATATGCAGACAACCTGACAGTCAGGTCCATAGAAGTGAATTCCCGCAATTTCGATGTGGTGCAGATAGTGGAGATTCCGCAGAACGCAGCGCAGGCCAGGCTCGAGCTTGAGGGTGCAGGCGAGGTAAGTTACCAGCTCGTAAGGCGTTTCAATGTGATAGTGCCTGAGCTCACCCCGCAGCAGGAGATAGAGCTTGAAGTGGATTATGATTCCACCAATGTAGCGGTGAACGATATTGTGAATGTGCAGACCCGCGTGAAGTACAACGGCCTGCGAGGCATCGGCGGCAGGGTTACATCCAGCGGAATGATGATAGTGGATATTGCAGTGCCCACGGGCTTCACTCCTGTCACATCAAGCCTCACGGCCCTGAAGGACGAAGGCGTGATAACCCGCTATGAGGTCGCAGGCCGCAAGGTGATACTCTACATCGACGACATGCAGCCGGGAGAGGAAATAAATTTCAGCATTCAGATGAAGGCGCTGTTCCCGGTGAAGGCCATCGGGCAGGAGAGCAGGGCGTATTCGTACTATAACCCACAGGTGAGTGCCGAGGCAAATGGTACGGATGTGACCGTGGAATAA
- a CDS encoding putative zinc-binding protein translates to MADELKMATAAKCACEATVTGLYACAGACNVGQMANKIAVELTKQGKGRMMCTAGIGARIPGIMKSTEGTDEIIAIDGCALTCARKSLELAGFTVNKHVVLTELGMQKNKDLDLQENEVSAVMARVGSALGN, encoded by the coding sequence ATGGCAGATGAACTAAAGATGGCAACAGCCGCAAAATGTGCATGCGAAGCGACAGTCACCGGCCTGTATGCATGTGCCGGGGCCTGCAATGTAGGACAGATGGCAAATAAAATAGCTGTCGAGCTTACAAAACAGGGCAAAGGCAGGATGATGTGCACGGCGGGAATTGGAGCCAGGATTCCGGGCATCATGAAAAGCACCGAAGGAACCGACGAGATAATAGCTATCGACGGCTGCGCCCTGACATGTGCAAGAAAGTCACTGGAACTTGCAGGATTCACAGTCAACAAGCATGTAGTCCTGACAGAACTTGGCATGCAGAAGAACAAGGATCTGGACCTTCAGGAAAATGAAGTAAGCGCTGTGATGGCCAGAGTGGGAAGTGCTCTGGGAAACTGA
- a CDS encoding ATP-binding cassette domain-containing protein, with the protein MSMIDIRELRHTYPDGTPALDSVSLQIGKDEFIVIAGRNGSGKSSLIRHMNALLLPSDGSVHVNGLCTAQKEHHPAIRKAVGMVFQDPDSQFVGMTVEEDIAFGPENLGLPSSRIKELVEHSMETMGICELRFHSPRSLSGGQKQKLAIAGVLAMEPQCIVLDEITSMLDHLSRQEVLDAIRRIREQGTAVVYVTHRLGEAADADRLIIMDSGRIVADASPRDVFRKHDIERYGVEMPPVAALSKMLADAGFNIGLALTKDELLEDLCP; encoded by the coding sequence ATGAGCATGATAGATATCCGCGAACTGCGTCACACTTATCCCGACGGGACCCCGGCACTGGACTCAGTGAGCCTGCAGATTGGTAAAGATGAGTTCATTGTAATTGCAGGGAGGAACGGTAGCGGTAAATCCTCCCTCATCCGGCACATGAACGCTTTGCTCCTTCCCTCGGATGGCTCCGTACATGTGAACGGCCTGTGCACTGCGCAGAAGGAACACCACCCTGCCATCCGCAAGGCCGTGGGTATGGTCTTTCAGGATCCCGATTCGCAGTTTGTCGGCATGACCGTGGAGGAGGACATCGCTTTTGGCCCGGAGAACCTGGGCCTTCCTTCTTCAAGGATAAAAGAGCTTGTGGAGCACTCTATGGAAACCATGGGGATCTGCGAACTCAGGTTCCATTCTCCCCGTTCCCTCAGTGGCGGCCAGAAACAGAAGCTTGCTATTGCAGGGGTACTTGCAATGGAACCCCAGTGTATCGTGTTGGATGAGATCACTTCCATGCTCGATCATCTTTCAAGGCAGGAGGTGCTTGATGCTATCAGGCGCATCCGTGAGCAAGGCACTGCTGTTGTTTATGTCACTCACCGGCTCGGGGAGGCTGCGGATGCGGATCGCCTCATCATCATGGATTCAGGAAGGATTGTGGCTGACGCATCTCCCCGCGATGTTTTCAGAAAGCACGATATCGAAAGATATGGGGTTGAGATGCCGCCTGTGGCAGCGCTCTCAAAAATGCTTGCCGACGCAGGATTTAATATAGGGCTTGCCCTTACGAAGGATGAGCTGCTGGAGGATCTGTGTCCATAG
- a CDS encoding TOBE domain-containing protein → METKTKVWLASEGKPVIGAGKVALLKAIDEERSLRKACERLDISYKHAWNVLNTMSERLGKDVVTTVRGGKDQGTFLTEEGRQLIREYEHNRDFIEDTMKDEGSWENIGLKISARNRIPGKVTMVESEGLISKITLEIEPSLLTSIITSEAVERLDIRPGDEVFAIVKSTEVLLGKKAR, encoded by the coding sequence ATGGAGACTAAAACAAAGGTCTGGCTGGCCTCGGAAGGGAAACCGGTCATCGGAGCAGGAAAAGTGGCCCTCCTGAAGGCAATCGATGAGGAGCGCTCCCTCAGGAAAGCCTGCGAGAGGCTGGATATTTCCTACAAACATGCGTGGAACGTGCTTAACACCATGAGCGAGAGGCTGGGGAAAGATGTGGTGACGACCGTGAGGGGAGGAAAGGACCAGGGAACCTTTCTCACAGAAGAAGGCCGTCAGCTTATCCGCGAATACGAGCACAACAGGGACTTCATCGAGGATACCATGAAGGACGAGGGCTCATGGGAGAACATAGGACTGAAGATATCCGCACGGAACAGGATACCGGGCAAAGTGACCATGGTGGAAAGTGAAGGCCTTATCTCAAAGATAACCCTTGAAATAGAGCCCTCGCTCCTGACGTCCATTATCACCAGCGAGGCCGTGGAAAGGCTTGATATCAGGCCAGGGGACGAGGTCTTCGCGATAGTCAAGTCCACCGAGGTTCTCCTGGGTAAAAAGGCAAGGTAG
- a CDS encoding ATP-binding cassette domain-containing protein — MSIVVRDVTFRYNPGTSLERTALEDVSLSIGRDELVLIGGAIGSGKSTLIRHFNGLLRPCSGQVTVDGMQASEKKVRSRVGMLFQFPRQQLFGRTVFEELAFGPKNFGLRGPEIEKQVHYALELLGLGRDILSTSPLRLSGGQKRLVAMAGILACRPDYLVLDEPLSGLDAENKGLLISALRLLNSDGVTIIVVSHRVSDMLSLADRVYWLDRGRLVFSGTPAEYAGHESLPLPEITCLMKELRTRGFDVRCDIFDTDEAFREISRVLGSKRVKGAAEE, encoded by the coding sequence GTGTCCATAGTGGTCCGGGATGTGACTTTCCGTTACAACCCCGGCACTTCTCTGGAAAGGACCGCCCTTGAGGATGTCAGTCTCTCCATCGGCAGGGACGAGCTCGTGCTCATAGGTGGTGCCATCGGCTCAGGTAAATCCACACTCATACGGCATTTCAACGGTCTGCTCAGGCCCTGCTCGGGACAGGTGACCGTAGATGGCATGCAAGCCTCTGAAAAGAAAGTGAGGTCCAGGGTAGGTATGCTTTTCCAGTTTCCCCGGCAGCAGCTCTTCGGGCGTACCGTTTTTGAGGAGCTGGCCTTCGGTCCGAAAAACTTCGGTCTCCGGGGTCCTGAGATTGAGAAGCAGGTGCATTACGCACTGGAACTTCTTGGCCTTGGTCGGGACATATTGTCCACATCGCCCTTAAGACTGAGCGGAGGCCAGAAGAGGCTGGTTGCCATGGCAGGCATCCTGGCATGCAGGCCGGACTATCTGGTGCTGGATGAACCTCTATCAGGGCTGGATGCAGAGAATAAGGGCTTGCTCATTTCCGCGCTCAGGCTTCTCAATTCAGATGGCGTGACGATCATTGTGGTATCTCATCGTGTATCGGACATGCTGTCCCTTGCAGACCGTGTATACTGGCTTGATCGGGGAAGGCTCGTGTTCAGCGGTACTCCTGCAGAGTATGCCGGGCATGAATCTCTTCCTCTTCCTGAGATCACATGCCTCATGAAGGAACTGCGCACCAGGGGATTTGATGTAAGGTGCGATATCTTCGACACAGATGAGGCCTTCCGGGAAATATCCCGCGTGCTGGGATCGAAGAGGGTCAAGGGGGCAGCCGAGGAATGA
- a CDS encoding ArsR/SmtB family transcription factor, giving the protein MTDDPGHVCADQESISLLSQNIPSEDELCRICNIFGALQSETRLKILFLLSGGGLCVKELEGALDISQPAISHSLRTLRQLDLVRVKKEGRFAVYHIADEHVHTFIDVCRKHVSECEW; this is encoded by the coding sequence ATGACAGACGATCCAGGGCATGTATGTGCCGATCAAGAATCAATATCACTTCTCTCGCAAAACATTCCTTCGGAGGATGAGCTTTGCAGGATATGCAATATCTTCGGCGCACTGCAGTCAGAGACCAGGCTGAAGATACTTTTCCTGCTTTCCGGGGGTGGCCTGTGTGTCAAGGAGCTTGAGGGGGCGCTTGACATTTCCCAGCCTGCCATCTCTCACAGCCTGCGCACCCTGCGCCAGCTTGACCTAGTGCGCGTGAAAAAGGAAGGCAGGTTCGCAGTCTACCATATTGCCGATGAGCACGTGCATACCTTCATTGATGTGTGCCGGAAACACGTTTCTGAGTGTGAGTGGTGA
- a CDS encoding energy-coupling factor transporter transmembrane component T family protein, translated as MSALLFRYVPGDSFLHLLDPRVKITAMLVASISIFMSSTFREMAAISLVFSLILLISSVSPRIVLGSLRPMLVFLFLIFILQLFLTGGDSLFSLMGLDATYQGLVKGSLLVLRFILLLMFASLLTATTSPSMMTAGIERMLRPLPSRKFGISSFDLATMMFLSLHFVPLLHENFSKLRDSQLSRGLDAKKNPALALYSLSVPMVRAAFGSAEDVAVAMESRCYQGDHRSSLHEPQLRKKDLLSLLSFAAVMLLMI; from the coding sequence ATGAGCGCCCTTCTGTTCAGATATGTTCCGGGCGACTCCTTTCTTCACCTGCTTGACCCGAGGGTGAAGATAACTGCAATGCTGGTGGCAAGCATCAGCATCTTCATGTCCTCCACTTTCAGGGAGATGGCCGCCATATCGCTGGTATTCTCTCTAATACTCCTGATCTCCTCCGTTTCTCCCCGGATCGTGCTTGGATCCCTCAGGCCCATGCTGGTGTTCCTGTTCCTGATATTCATTCTTCAGCTCTTCCTTACCGGAGGTGATTCCCTGTTCTCCCTGATGGGGCTGGACGCCACCTACCAGGGACTGGTAAAAGGGTCGCTGCTTGTCCTGCGTTTCATTCTACTGCTTATGTTCGCCTCACTTCTCACAGCCACAACAAGTCCTTCCATGATGACGGCGGGGATAGAACGGATGCTTCGCCCCCTGCCTTCAAGGAAGTTCGGCATCTCTTCCTTTGACCTTGCGACCATGATGTTCCTTTCCCTCCACTTCGTGCCTCTTCTTCACGAAAATTTTAGCAAGCTCCGTGATTCACAGCTCTCCCGCGGCCTGGATGCAAAGAAGAATCCTGCGCTGGCCCTCTATTCCTTATCTGTTCCCATGGTCAGGGCCGCCTTTGGCTCTGCAGAGGATGTGGCCGTTGCCATGGAAAGCCGCTGCTATCAGGGTGATCACCGCAGCTCCCTTCATGAACCGCAGCTCCGGAAAAAGGACCTATTGTCATTGTTATCCTTTGCCGCTGTCATGCTTTTAATGATATGA